DNA sequence from the Lodderomyces elongisporus chromosome 5, complete sequence genome:
attatttattcatttatgTATAAATACCTCGTCGTTTGCTAACCTAAAACGTTTAGTAATACGTGAGAGGTAAAAAGAtgatttcttttggttAGAAAATGTACACCCTCTCATTTGGAATGGTAGTGATGAACCCAACAGGCTTGCCAGGAATTAAAATATGTAGTAAtagaatataaaaaaaaaaatgtcaCTAGTACAAGTAGCAATTAACAAAGCATTTGGTATTTGGTTTCGACTTTAACGTATGTGTTTGAGTGGGTGTTGATCTTCTTGGTTAAGAGGTGCTTGATACGTAATCATCATAAAGATAGTTTTCGTCTGTTTTTATTAATAATGTAGACCTATTATTAAGTACTAAAGgcttaccaaaaaaaaaaaaagaaaaaaaaaataggtgGTAAAGACTAGTGCTAACTACTGTTGCGCAATTGCAGATACATGGCCAACTTCAATTCACTCTACTTATACCATTACCACCGCTCAATATATCATCTATGTTCTTCAATGCTTGTGTCGCGGTATAATCAAAGTTTTCTTCAGTACTGGCACCTACATGTGGAGTGATCATAACATCCTCTCTACTAAAAAATTCCGGATTAATCTTGGGCTCCTCTTCAAAGACATCTAAACCTGCAAACAAAACTTTCCCGTTTTGCAAACCTTTCAACAACGCAGATTCGTCTATAACAGTCCCTCGTCCAATGTTGATTATTCTAAATGGCTTATTAATTGAAGAAATAAGGTTGTCATTTATGATATGATAAGTCTCTGGTGTTGCAGGACATGCAATAACGATCAAATCGGGTTGGGTCTCAACAATGGTGGGGAAATACTCTGCTGTGTATCCCAACgactcttcttcttttttgctcaatTTGGAGCGTTTCACATATTTAATCTTCATGCCAAGCTCATTTAATCTCCTACCTATCAATCTCCCAATTTGGCCGAATCCAACAATTGCTACAACATGTCCTCTGGGCGACAAATTAGGTCTTTGACACATTGTCTCTCCAAAATGATAGCCTTTCCCGCTACCGGCTTTTACTGTCCCTGAACTATTTTCCAATTGGCCATGCGCCAATTGGTATCTAATGTCCAAGGTGTTCAATGTTGTTTGCTTGTTGTAAAGATGGAATTGACGAAATGCGGATATGGTATAGTAGGTGACCAAGTCAGCCACGGGTTCGGCAGCGCCATCACTTGGAACATTGGTCATGGCTATGTTTCTTGCTTGCATGACTTCTGCGTCTGCATGGTCATATCCAACAGAGCAAAATGAGATCACTTTCAACGAGGTTGGTGCTGTATCAATAACAGTTCTGAATCCCCCAATTGGTACAAATCCCAACCAAGCAGCATATATTGCACTTATATCCAGAAACTTTGTAGAAagatctttttcaaattgctCTTTTGTTGTCAATGTGTAGTGTATGCACTCGTACTTGTCTTTAAATTGAACATATTCGGGtaaatttttgttcaagTCACCAATGAATAAAACTTTTGATTTAGTCATTACACTCTAAAGGAaaccaagaaacaaaaatgttaaaaaaataaaaaaaaatgaaaaacctattttaaaaaagcaACAGGTGGGTTAGGGAATTTGTATGGTAGAAGTAACAAGACACAACTAACAGATTTTTTGCAATAGTATTTCCACGTTGTATTAAAATTCAAATACTAAAATAtgaatccaaaaaaaaaaaaggaaaaagaagagacaGATTGAAGATTCAACTGGTATTTGCGGTTTTCCCTCtcactgtttttttttttttttccggAGTGATTTGACAACTCACAATTTCGTAGTCTCGGctattttttcctttctttttttttttttttttttttttttttttacgaAACGCGCAATAATTTATTGACGCTTTCGACTTTCCCCACATAGAAAaatgcttcttcttttttttccgtcTTGCCTTGTTAGAAACAGAAAGCTCAGTTTTAGTGCTAAAGGGATGTTTCAATATACATACGTTTCACGTATCTTTTAGAGCTTACAAGAGTAAATACAGTAAACGTTAAGCTCTTTAAAATCTGCAACATTCTTTCCAACTTTTCagcaaaataataataaaagaaaacaacaataaagaaaaaggggaaGGTTATTGTGTCTTAAAAAGTTTTACCTTTACCTATATAATAAAGATATTACATTATTTCTACTAAAAATAGCTCGCTTAGCTTAGTGGTAAAGCGTTGCACTTGTAATGCAAAGATCGCTAGTTCAATTCTGGCAGTGagcaactttttttttccaaaagcttttctttttcttttttttttgcttttgggCTTACTCTATATCTTTTTTGACACTTTTTAGCTTTCGCTCTTACTTACTTTAAACCTCTCTTGGTAAAGGTTTTGTTGAATGCAAATTTTGTATCTATTGTTTAGTAAGGGTAAGGTATATGTATTTGGGAAACTTTTAGATTTTGTAGACCAAGTATACAGGTGtaatttgtaatttttacgcgaaaaaagaaaagcccCTTTTAAATGGAGCATAAttttaaaacaaattatGACCAAAAAACTTCgaaaaaaatgttttttttttttcaaatacatTGTTGTAAATGATTATGAGATAGATTCAGTATATCAATGAATACAGAAGATAAAATTCTTGACTAAATTGACAGTATGTTGTCAGTTTCTCAAAACTAGAAAATTGTCTGTAGATCATGGACTCTTTTCACAGCTTTATTCCAATAAAACATATTGTTACAACATTTAAGCGGCTCTTTCTTTCGAGTTgtatctttatcttttatttttctttttttttttctttttttttttttttctttttttgcagcaatAAACAGAACTTAATCTAATTCGGATTCAAGGTCAGTTTCAGTTTCATTTTcctctattcttttttgatatcTTGACTGATTTTTAtctgtatatatgtatgtatatatcaAAGATGAAACACTTGGTGTTATTAGTGGTTTATTTGGCTCATATATCcatgctgttgttgataacACCAGCTAATAAACCATATAAAAATGTTATCAAAGCATACCCATCTCAATTGCTATGTAACAAACAGATTAACCAAACAAAACTTGTTATACAACAATTAGCTGAAGATAATTCTAGCATTAAGGATATTgatagagaagaaaagaacaatcaAAGTGTTCACTATGGCGAAAATCCTAGTGAGAAGGTggaaattaaaacaaaacagaataaAGATGCTTTAGTAAGTTCACTCGATTCATTGCATCCTCAGCATCACAAATATAAACATCAAATTTGTTGGAAGCAGGTTAAAGACTTGATAAAACTGGTTCGCTCCAAATATAATTGTGATGAGAATCAAGTTATAAAGTGTAAGAAACATTCTGACCAACTTGcccaatttttttacaaGGGAAAACTCAAGATCGGTAATAATGTACGTTTACTAGCATCATCAGACAAGAATTCTTCACATTTAAGCAAAAGCTCCTTTTCCATTACACCAACAACGGAACCAACTTTTAGCATCCTCCCAATCTCTATCACAACAGTACCTGTTAAACCTCTTGAGACAATCGATTATACTACAAAAACAATCTAGTCGGATGTAAAAAcagattttcttttcaatccCATCTCCCCACCATGAATTACCCTTTAcatagaataaaaaaaaaaccaaagatAATATTTGCAAGTTGCATGTTGTATAATATTGATGCTCCTAAATCCACACACATGTTTTACATTTGCTCGCATTATCGCTCAGACACCCATTATAACCATTGCGTGGGTCTTTGAGATTGCTTTAAACAGTCTTGAGTGACCGTCCCCTccacaaaaaaagacaatttAGTTCGATTTTTGACATCAACAATTGTTCAACCGACTCAATTGTTATACATTATATTTTGCATATGCATTTGTATTGATATATATGCTTAGATGATGATAAATTGTCGTAGAGAAGAGAACAAAGAGATAAAAAGTaataaagaatgaaaaaaagaaaaaggaaaggggTGTTTACAAGCCAGTGTGAGCTAGTTGAAATGATAGTAGATGGTGGAATATGTAGTGCAAGGTATAGATAATACTATTACGATaatttggtgttggtattgTAATATTCATGTGCGGCGCGTTGGAACTTCAAAGAGCCCAAGAAGTTCAAAAACatagacacacacacacagacatacagacacacagacacataGACACGTAATTCAAATATACCTTTCTTTGTAGCAGAAAACTAAAGCTTCACATATCGTACTTACATGACACTGTTATCCACGTGGACGCAGTTCCAATTGTTTGATTATACCCCGGTAAGGGATCCTGCGTTTCAATCGGATGATCCTTTGTTTTCGGACCCTTCATTAAGTGCGATAAGTGCTACAAAAACATACTTGATTATTGCCGTCAACAATTGTGAGTTGAAAATCATTGACCCTCAAACTTACACCAAGTTGGGCCAATTTCAAGCATATGATTCGGATTATAGAATAACATTTATTAAACCACTACGCAACTCTGGGAACTTGGTTGTGACCCTTGCAGAGAAACAAGGGTTTCCATTGATTATAAAGCTATGGGACATTACCAAAATATTGAATATCGCCAGCTTGGAGTACTCAGAATATAAGTTCAAGTTTCAAACTCAAGTATCAGTGTACAACCATGCCTCTGGTACTGGTGGCGGGTCTCAAGATAATTCATTTCCTGtaagttgttttgttttcaactttGACTTGACGTGTCTTGCCGTGGGCTATACTGATGGCAAAGTGATCCTAATCAGGGGAGACCTTTTACGAGATCGTGGGTCAAAACAGAGGGTAGTTTATGAAAGTGGAAGTGACCCTATTACCAATTTACAAATTGACGAGAGCGACCAAATCCTATATGTTACAACAACTTCAAAGGTAATTACCGTAGCGACAACTGGTAGGAATCAAGGTAAACCACTTAATATTCTCTCACGGAAACAGGGAGCCGCATTAGGGTGTTGTGAATtattgcaacaacaagaaacacAAGAAACACAGGAAACAcaggaaacaaaagaaatacaaGAAATACAAGAATCACGAAGAACACGAAAAACATTGGAGATATcagaaaaacacaaacaccaaaGAAATGAAGAGCTATTGGTTGCTCTGGAGGATTCTTTAACGCAATACAATGCAGAGAGAAAAGTGAAAACTATTCCGCTCCACATTTTCAAGTCACGAATAATAGCATTAGGTCAACATGTTTTTATGGTGTGCCCCGAAGAGGATGGCAAAGGGTTGAAAACGAGAATAATTGCTGTTGACTTGAGAAACTTTCACATTTCCTTAAATTTGTTGCTTAACGATATTGCAGTGAAGGCTATTTTCAAGCTGGATAATAAACATGTCTTTATTCTAACTAACGATGGGGTTTTGTACAAAGTGTTTGAAAAGCCCGCAAATCAACAGATTGAGATAATTGTTCAGAGAGGATTATTCTCTGTGGCTTTTACTTTGGCCAAACAACTACAGCTTCCCACAAGCACATTGTTAAGAATACAGAACTTACATGCCGATCATCTTTACAATGATCAATACTATGAGGAAGCCATTGACATTTATATCAAATGTTTAGAACttttggaagaagaaaagaaaaagaacgagacaaacaaaaatatacaagGAAGAACTGAACGAGCTCAAAGAAGTGAAGAAAGACACGGAGAAAGAGGAATGGGAGGCTACATAATGAAAAGAACAGATAAAGGCGACGATAATAAAGACGACGATGCAATGGCTGAATTTATAATGGGCGTGATTACCAAGTATAAAGATGCCTCAAATATGAAGTCGTTGGTCAAGTTCCTTCAAAGGTTATATAACAAAAATATTGCCGATATTGACCACATCACTTTATTGCTTTGCTGTCTTTGCAAGCTCCAGAGAACGGATGAATTAGATCATTTTATTGAAAATCTTGATTTGAGCATAGAAAACTTACAAAACCTAAATTTCCAACTCATTATCAATCTATTCAAAGAGTTTGGCTTTTATACGCAAGTTTTGAAGCTTCTTCATAAACTACAACAATCGAAATTGATTGTTGATTTGCAGCTAAACGAACTAAAAAGCCCCAAATTGGCTTTGAAATATATGAAGACTTTAACCATTGATGATTTGTTACTAATTTTGATTGATCATACCAAAGCTTTACTAGATAATTGTCCAGTTGAGACTACTGAGCTCCTTATAGACGTATTTACAGGTAAATACAAGGCATGCGATCCTGAGGAGCCTGCAAAGAGTATAAGTAGTAACAGCGAAAAAAATGGCGACACAGCGCTTGAAAAAGAATCTTCAGTCGAGCCATCCAATTACCAATCATTTTTGAGCTACTTGTCACTTATTCGACCCGAGACAAGAGAAGATGACCAGGAATTTTTGTCTTCCTCTACATCTGCAAACAGACAGCAGAATGCCGAACCGACTTATCTACCACCGAAACCAAATTTGATCTTTTCTAGCTTTACCGAGAGTCATAACTACGAGTTTGTCATATTCCTTGAGGCTTGCATTGAAGCATATGATAAATTTCAAGGGAGTATCACggataaaaaagaagttcTCTTGACTTTGTTTGAAGTCTACTTATCTTTAAACTCGACTACCGGCGAGTCAGAATGGTTTAACAAGGCAGAAGTATTACTTGAGCAATACAAACACTTGCTAGATGATGAATCCGTATTACTCCTCAGCCACTTGTTCAAATTCTCACCAGGCGAGGTTTCGGTAAAGGAAGGCAATAACGACGAAGAAGGTCTATTTGCAACTTATCAAATGAAGGAGGATGTAGCAGGATGCTTCAGGATTTTGCAGAAACATGGCGAAAGAAAACCACAGTTATACAAAACCATGCTTGAATTTGTAATTTCCAAACAGTCCGTTTTCGAAAAAGTGAGCGATGGCGACATTCAGACTCTTATCAAGCAAGTGAGACACTATAAGTTGGTTGATCCGTTGGAATTGCTTGATTTATTAACCAATGGTGACGAGCCCCGCGAATTTCTTACCTTTGGCATTGTAAAAGATTACTACATGGAGCTTTTCAATAACCAGCAACAGGAAATAAGCAATAATGAGAAATTGATTGAAATGTATGAGCAAGAATCTGTCAAGAATTCATTAAAGGTATCAGAGTTGACGAGTCGCCCATTTATcatacaaaacaacaagtgTTCGCTATGCAAAGCGAAATTGGATTTTCCCATGGTGCATTTCAAGTGCAAGCACTCGTTTCACCAAAAATGTCTTTCAACAAGTCTAATTGCACATGGCAGCAGTAATAGCTATGGCGGCCATAATGGACACGGAATTGGAGAAAGCTCACACAAGAGTGTGTACGCTAGAGACGATGACGActccaaatccaaatgtCCACTATGTTTAAAAAGTCTTGACGAAATGAAATACGTCAAAGGGTCTCAATACAAGTTGAAAGAACAGTACGAACCATTTATCAATTCTTTACACGAGAGTACGGATAAATTTAGATATATCGCTGATAGTATTGGCAAAGGTGTGATGGAGAATGAGTCAATCACTATAGACTAAGTAGTGCTCAATTATGGCAAaaggaagaacaaaaaacaaaaaagaaaaaacagaaaagttACCATTTGGTAAAATGCGTGATCTATTGATAGTTAGctatttctatatatttCACTGCATGGATAGAGTGAAGAGTAAAAACAAGTTCTTTTATGACACTAGTTGGTCTTGGTTATCTATGTTTTTTTAGCAAGTTTTTACTTCTCTATACTGTTATAAAAATtcaaatgatgatgaagtaGTTGGAGATCTCAAAAATGTTTACAACCTTGAGTAATTATGAAAGTTGCTGTAGTTTGTTGGCAAGCTCCACCAGTTCACGTGTAAGGTTTACAGTATCCTTATAAGATACTACTTGttcttcaaaatttttttttctttttctattactttttttccaatttgatTATCATTGGTGAGAGTTTCACATCCTCTTGAGATGTTTTGAAACAGTTATGTACCGATTTCGAAACAATTCTCTTACAATAAGTTTTTGTGACATATTTgtttaaaattgaaagtttGACAAGAACTCTTATACACACTTAGGCAAGCTGGAGCAATTACAGTTCTAGGCCACCAATGAAGAAATCAATAATTTTTCAGTACAATTAATCGAGAGTCTTACACCCCTTTCCCTTTAAGGTTCCTTCCCCCCCCATGATTCAGCCTAGTTACAATGGCACCAACCActgaaaaaatagaaaaggaGTGAAGCCATGAAAGGGGGAGAAAGTTGGTATTAGGTTATGAGATATCGCTTtataattataattattattatgattattataattaATGTTATAATTAATATTATATTTAGTGTTGATAATATTcttatttggttttgttatttttgtcTGGGGTTGTAATAGAGTTTGATACTGAAACATATTGCAAAACACACTTTTCAGTGCATTGTTGAAAATTAtagtaataacaataacaacaacaactacactACTTCAAGTTTTACAGTCttttttcccattttttccccttcttGTTGCAACTTCATTATATGCTGAAACTAAGGTTACTATGTGGTTTTTTTGAGAGATTCAGACCATTGGTCTATTTCAATTgaattcttgtttttgctttttgctttttgcttcttgctttttgctttttgctttttgatttttgctttttgcttttgctttctttacttctttttggtaaatAATTTACAAAGGAATGATCCCTGGTTCCTTCTATTCTTCAATGTATTCATTTCTCATCAGACTCATAAACATACCTTCAACCTTTAGGTATcttaaaaaacaattgtgATGATTACGACAATGCAGTATAAAGCAAAGGGCATTGATAGCCTCATGATGCAATCAAACACTTCATCAGAGGATATTTCACAGCTTAAACTGCCAGTTTTTCCGATAAATGAATATGGTCTAAGACTCACTCCAACTCCAACTCCTGATCCCGATTCTGCTTGTCCCACTTGGATGAAATTTATGGATGAACCGTTAGAGGGAAAATCTTGTGGTGAATATGATTTTCTAGGAAAAGTATCACCTTCCAATAGTTATATGAATCAGGTATCTCATTTGAAAAGAGCTGAGATTAAGTTTAATAAGGAGATAGGGAGACCCAGGAGGAAACCACCACTGCCGTCACTGCCGACTCCGCCGCAAATATCACCaatatcattattatcatcattaccacagcagcagcagcagcaacaacaacaacaacaacaacaacaaaatcaacGCTTGAAGTCGTGGCAACGTCCTAGACCCAGACAGTTGGCTCAATTTGAtttaaatttgaaaatgccGCCTCCcagagaaagaacaaagagacAGTTGGCCACAAACACTGCAACACTCCATGCAAAAAGAGTCAATTCTCCACTAGCCGCTCAATTCTTTGACGACAAGATTAACATAAataacagcagcagcaacagcagcaacaacaacaacaacagcagcaacaacaacaacaacaacagcaacagcaacagcaacagcaacaacaacaacaatagcagCAACGAAATTAATAGTAGTGTCCGCAACGTTGTAAATATAAAAGATGACGAAGGAGTAAAGTTCAATTACCAGCGACATATTGTTGAGTTTTTGAGTTATGTTGTCCAGAGTATAAAGGATCTAGAGAAGTATATCGTTGAGCGAAAAGGCTTTCATTCTGCTGAGAGATCAACTGGCTATGACTCAATGTTTCATAACTTGTTTAGGATAAAGGAAGGGTATAAGCATATGGTTTTATACATTTTAACAGAATTGAACAAACGCTCTGGAGTTATACCCAGAGGCAACGATTCATACATAAGCGACGAGGAATTGATCAACTGTAATGTTTTCCAATTTGTTTACAATTGTACCATTGAGGAAATAAGCTTGGGCCACTTATTCCTCTCGTCATTCTTGTTTAATGATTtcaaatttaatttaatgAGCTACTATCACAAATTTGAGTTTGTTATTAAACGGTTGGCGGAAGATTACGATTTCAAAAGTTTGTCTATCCCGTTGATGGTTTGGTATAAATTCCCATATTTTATAAAGCTTCTTCGAGATGACTTGCAAGGGGTCAATAAACGGTTTTCGCAGGATTTAGAGTTGTGCTTGGTTAGAATGAGTGCTATAACACTGAAATTTTCCATTATTGATGAGTTGAGGAGGAAGAATGGGAATGAAATCAAGGACTGGGATGATATAGCCAAGGTGGAGGATTTGTTAAAGACAAGATTTCCGGAGTATAGCGATGGTCCAGGCAATAATGCAAAACCCAAGAAATTGTGTATGAGCCAGCGCGTTGTAGCTGACTATATCAATCAACCTTTAAGTTCCTCTGTCGATACTAAAATTGTTGGCACAAAACATCTGGGAAATGTTGGTAAtcgcaacaacaacaacaacaacaacaacaacaacaacaacaacaacaacaacaacagcagcagtaaTAATAAAGATGCTGCAGAGTCAAGGAAGGATTCGGATTCTAAAGTATATACTGGAAGCAAGTCACTTGTATCTTCTGGTGCTGCATTGATCAAGCATTCTCTACACATGTTTGCAAAAAGTCACCATCATCCAAGCAGTAGAGATAGAGCTTCTCAAGTACAGAAAAACACAACCCATTCGAAGAATGGGAACATTTCTGTTGAAACTACGTTAatggaggaggaagaagaagaagatgatgaggaaaaagaagaagaagaagtagaagaagaagaagagaagaaggaacaggaagaaggagaaaaagacaatGGGGTAGTAAGAGAGGATAAAGATAAACGAGGACAACACAATATTGGTATTGATGAGCTGCGTTCAAAACATGTATCGAGTTCGTCTTCGAGGTATAGTGAGTCTATCCATCCCCGGGTCAAAACATCAAAAAGGAGAACCTTGTCTGTTGCATTGAAAAATAGGCCGCTTCCTAGTACACCAATTGATGTTTTGGCGggtgaagaagagaaggtGTTGTCTACACTGCACAAGCATGCACATTCATTGCATTCTGCGCATACAAACCATTCGAGGCGTTCTCGGCACGTGAAGCATAAGAAGGATATCGAGGCTTCCTTGGCACAAATAAAGCACCAGATGGATTACCTTGCCAAGTTGAGAGCCCGTCTTGCACAACTTGGTCCGCAATTGATCAAGTTTTTGGAAATGCAATTGGAGTATAGCAAATTGTGGCAAACTTTTCTAGAAGATGATCTAGGAGCGGAAGGAGAACGGTATGGCaatggtagtggtagtggtagtgggaGTCGAAGTAGTGACGCACATCCAGATCCATATATTCGTTCCATGTATCAGGCTTTTAGTGAGAAGATAATGTCGCAGATTGAATATACAAGAACCTCTGTGGCAATGCATATACAAGAGAAGTTGATTTTCCCCATTGACGAGTGTCTTAGGCTATGTCGACGTGGTCGTGGTGATGTTGAGCACTTGAATAAATTTATGGAGTTGATTGTTCGACAGTTGAATAAGCTCTATTGCGAGTGGCTTGAAGAGATTATAGGTCACAAGTCTATTTTAGAGTATCAGCAATTGAGTGACAAGATGCGCGAGGTGTTGAAGGAGCAAGAGAAGGAGATAGAGAAACGAGCAAAAAGGAAAGTTGTGATGGTTGGTGATGATATTATTGAGTATTATAACCAGTTGACGAGATTAAAGAGTTTGTTACTGTgagattttgttttctttagtttagttttgttttgtttttttggcaataaAGTGGAATTAGATACATAGTTTGTACTTTTAGAGTGTTTGTAAGTGTTTGTAAGTAGTGCTTTGCTTAATATAAGATTGGTGAAGAAAGTAAAAGGGGTCGTGTGATTCTTGATCAACAAACCTGAACATTTGCAAAAGAGccacacaaaaaaaattgaaaaaaaattaaaaatctTATATACTTATTACATAATACAACTTATTAGTATTACGTAATGAAACGTACGTTGCCAGATGGGTGGATGAAATCTTGAGATGAGGGCAATATATATAGTACAATAATAGCAATCATCACAggtacacacacacacacacgtCTATacgaatatatatatgaatatatacAAACCTCCTATTTATAGAAGAATTGCTATTGGTATATATTCCATAGTTGCACACGAGACTAAGAGGTTTAGatatgcaaaaaaaaaaacaacagcaactaATAAAACGCTTGCTATTGccaaaaaacaacatcGTTTCATCTACCAGCAATGATGATGGAGGTGTTATTATTGTAATTATAGTTAAAGATGTTTACAGTAGTATAAAGATGTTAAAGAGACCAATTGGTGACTCCTTATCGGTGATACTAATCTGAGGAagccaaaaataaaataaaatattattgttcttatttttttccaactaCCATATTACTTTGTGTAGGGTAATATTATACTGGACAAGAAAGGAGGGAAGGGGACTGGTGGGAAGAAGGAGatggagaaggagaagtaGGTGATGGAGATGGGGAGATGGAGATGGAGAATAACGGAATCCATCTTAACTCATTCCTCTTTAGCCAATTTTTTCTCGACCCAAGTGGATCAGtcataaaaagaaagaaacttCTCTTTTGTGGTTGGGACAGCTTAGAGGAATATAGTGAACTGTGATTCGGCCGAACCATCAATTTTTAGGTCGTAGTTCCTCGGCTAACACAAGCACTGTTTCCACACTCTGTGACTAtacaaataataaatagTAGAAGTGGTATAAGAATAGATGCAAATTAA
Encoded proteins:
- the VPS11 gene encoding Vacuolar protein sorting-associated protein 11 (BUSCO:EOG09260FZZ), coding for MTSLSTWTQFQLFDYTPVRDPAFQSDDPLFSDPSLSAISATKTYLIIAVNNCELKIIDPQTYTKLGQFQAYDSDYRITFIKPLRNSGNLVVTLAEKQGFPLIIKLWDITKILNIASLEYSEYKFKFQTQVSVYNHASGTGGGSQDNSFPVSCFVFNFDLTCLAVGYTDGKVILIRGDLLRDRGSKQRVVYESGSDPITNLQIDESDQILYVTTTSKVITVATTGRNQGKPLNILSRKQGAALGCCELLQQQETQETQETQETKEIQEIQESRRTRKTLEISEKHKHQRNEELLVASEDSLTQYNAERKVKTIPLHIFKSRIIALGQHVFMVCPEEDGKGLKTRIIAVDLRNFHISLNLLLNDIAVKAIFKSDNKHVFILTNDGVLYKVFEKPANQQIEIIVQRGLFSVAFTLAKQLQLPTSTLLRIQNLHADHLYNDQYYEEAIDIYIKCLELLEEEKKKNETNKNIQGRTERAQRSEERHGERGMGGYIMKRTDKGDDNKDDDAMAEFIMGVITKYKDASNMKSLVKFLQRLYNKNIADIDHITLLLCCLCKLQRTDELDHFIENLDLSIENLQNLNFQLIINLFKEFGFYTQVLKLLHKLQQSKLIVDLQLNELKSPKLALKYMKTLTIDDLLLILIDHTKALLDNCPVETTELLIDVFTGKYKACDPEEPAKSISSNSEKNGDTALEKESSVEPSNYQSFLSYLSLIRPETREDDQEFLSSSTSANRQQNAEPTYLPPKPNLIFSSFTESHNYEFVIFLEACIEAYDKFQGSITDKKEVLLTLFEVYLSLNSTTGESEWFNKAEVLLEQYKHLLDDESVLLLSHLFKFSPGEVSVKEGNNDEEGLFATYQMKEDVAGCFRILQKHGERKPQLYKTMLEFVISKQSVFEKVSDGDIQTLIKQVRHYKLVDPLELLDLLTNGDEPREFLTFGIVKDYYMELFNNQQQEISNNEKLIEMYEQESVKNSLKVSELTSRPFIIQNNKCSLCKAKLDFPMVHFKCKHSFHQKCLSTSLIAHGSSNSYGGHNGHGIGESSHKSVYARDDDDSKSKCPLCLKSLDEMKYVKGSQYKLKEQYEPFINSLHESTDKFRYIADSIGKGVMENESITID
- the FAV1 gene encoding sorting nexin; amino-acid sequence: MQYKAKGIDSLMMQSNTSSEDISQLKSPVFPINEYGLRLTPTPTPDPDSACPTWMKFMDEPLEGKSCGEYDFLGKVSPSNSYMNQVSHLKRAEIKFNKEIGRPRRKPPSPSSPTPPQISPISLLSSLPQQQQQQQQQQQQQQNQRLKSWQRPRPRQLAQFDLNLKMPPPRERTKRQLATNTATLHAKRVNSPLAAQFFDDKININNSSSNSSNNNNNSSNNNNNNSNSNSNSNNNNNSSNEINSSVRNVVNIKDDEGVKFNYQRHIVEFLSYVVQSIKDLEKYIVERKGFHSAERSTGYDSMFHNLFRIKEGYKHMVLYILTELNKRSGVIPRGNDSYISDEELINCNVFQFVYNCTIEEISLGHLFLSSFLFNDFKFNLMSYYHKFEFVIKRLAEDYDFKSLSIPLMVWYKFPYFIKLLRDDLQGVNKRFSQDLELCLVRMSAITSKFSIIDELRRKNGNEIKDWDDIAKVEDLLKTRFPEYSDGPGNNAKPKKLCMSQRVVADYINQPLSSSVDTKIVGTKHSGNVGNRNNNNNNNNNNNNNNNNNSSSNNKDAAESRKDSDSKVYTGSKSLVSSGAALIKHSLHMFAKSHHHPSSRDRASQVQKNTTHSKNGNISVETTLMEEEEEEDDEEKEEEEVEEEEEKKEQEEGEKDNGVVREDKDKRGQHNIGIDESRSKHVSSSSSRYSESIHPRVKTSKRRTLSVALKNRPLPSTPIDVLAGEEEKVLSTSHKHAHSLHSAHTNHSRRSRHVKHKKDIEASLAQIKHQMDYLAKLRARLAQLGPQLIKFLEMQLEYSKLWQTFLEDDLGAEGERYGNGSGSGSGSRSSDAHPDPYIRSMYQAFSEKIMSQIEYTRTSVAMHIQEKLIFPIDECLRLCRRGRGDVEHLNKFMELIVRQLNKLYCEWLEEIIGHKSILEYQQLSDKMREVLKEQEKEIEKRAKRKVVMVGDDIIEYYNQLTRLKSLLS